The Haloplanus sp. CK5-1 genome contains a region encoding:
- a CDS encoding alpha/beta hydrolase, translating into MTTERVRIPGTRPVRGSLDSDDGDARAVVVAAPPHPQCGGDRHDGRLRAVSAALPEGIDCLRFDYGPWDEGRGERADARAAREWAADRYDRVALFGYSFGGGVALLTAAAVSGPVAALSPVARLDDGSDVVAAVDRVDDPLWVGYGIRDDTVDAERVGEAVGGRGGTVETFPADHVFVGREARVGSAVAAFFEDVL; encoded by the coding sequence GTGACGACCGAACGCGTCCGGATTCCGGGGACACGTCCAGTTCGGGGGAGTCTCGACAGCGACGACGGCGACGCCCGGGCCGTCGTCGTCGCGGCCCCCCCACACCCCCAGTGTGGCGGCGACCGACACGACGGCCGCCTGCGTGCGGTGAGCGCGGCCCTCCCCGAGGGGATCGACTGTCTGCGTTTCGATTACGGTCCCTGGGACGAGGGGCGGGGCGAACGCGCCGACGCCCGCGCCGCCCGGGAGTGGGCGGCCGACCGCTACGACCGCGTGGCCCTCTTCGGCTACAGTTTCGGCGGTGGCGTCGCGCTCCTGACAGCCGCCGCCGTGAGCGGCCCAGTCGCCGCGCTCTCGCCCGTCGCCCGCCTCGACGACGGGAGCGACGTGGTCGCCGCCGTCGACCGGGTCGACGACCCGCTGTGGGTCGGCTACGGGATCCGCGACGACACCGTCGACGCCGAACGGGTCGGCGAGGCGGTCGGCGGCCGGGGTGGGACGGTCGAGACGTTCCCGGCCGACCACGTCTTCGTCGGCCGGGAGGCGCGGGTGGGGAGCGCGGTGGCGGCCTTCTTCGAGGACGTGCTGTGA
- a CDS encoding PspA/IM30 family protein, which produces MGILSRASYVVRSKLNALLNRAEDPTETLDYSYERMRDELQQVKQGIADLTTQKKRLEIQKRRLEDNVEKHNEQAREAVRQDREDLARRALEKKKEKMTQIEELEGQIADLQSTQDDLVEKKNTLQSRIEEFRTKKETMKARYEAAEASNRVSEAISGVGDEMGDVGRALERAEERTDEMEARSAAMDELQESGAFEDALSDKDEIDRQLESGRTSTEVDAELETLKAELGESGGSEADADESTAPVDDDVEAELDELRESERESEGETDNDREESA; this is translated from the coding sequence ATGGGAATACTCTCGCGGGCCTCCTACGTCGTTCGGTCGAAGCTCAACGCCCTCCTGAACCGGGCGGAGGACCCAACCGAGACGCTCGACTACTCCTACGAGCGGATGCGCGACGAACTCCAGCAGGTCAAACAGGGTATCGCCGATCTGACGACACAGAAGAAGCGCCTCGAGATCCAGAAGCGTCGCCTCGAGGACAACGTCGAGAAACACAACGAACAGGCCCGCGAAGCCGTACGCCAGGACCGTGAGGACCTCGCGCGGCGGGCACTGGAGAAAAAGAAGGAGAAGATGACCCAGATCGAGGAGTTGGAGGGTCAGATCGCCGACCTCCAGTCGACACAGGACGACCTCGTCGAGAAGAAGAACACCCTCCAGAGCCGGATCGAGGAGTTCCGCACGAAAAAGGAGACGATGAAGGCGCGCTACGAGGCCGCGGAGGCGTCGAACCGCGTCTCGGAGGCGATCAGCGGCGTCGGCGACGAGATGGGCGACGTGGGTCGGGCGCTCGAACGCGCCGAGGAGCGGACCGACGAGATGGAGGCTCGGTCGGCCGCGATGGACGAACTCCAGGAGTCGGGTGCCTTCGAGGACGCCCTCTCGGACAAAGACGAGATCGACCGCCAGCTGGAGTCCGGGCGGACGTCGACCGAGGTGGACGCCGAACTGGAGACGCTCAAGGCGGAGTTGGGGGAGTCGGGTGGTTCCGAGGCCGACGCCGACGAATCGACGGCTCCCGTCGACGACGACGTCGAGGCGGAACTCGACGAACTGCGGGAGAGCGAACGCGAGAGTGAGGGCGAGACCGACAACGACCGCGAGGAGTCGGCTTGA
- a CDS encoding 4Fe-4S binding protein, translating to MNHSRWIAIVFAILLLASLPATVAAVDRTSIDDPFSERSLSKVYPGADSFSEPSGEYRTVEAYRQVDGERQLAGYVFLTSNVVDVEGYGKEPIEFLVAMDTDGTIRGVELVEQHEPFFDRVSAIQRLRQFGHQMVGMSVTEEVTLREAGSDEYHVDALTGASVTTRASIETVTRSARIVAREKGIISESDVDGAANETAVSNRSSAERRMTLGDLGRGTELARWDAGTPAGPNASAPIQLYAAPIEAAPVRESLLGDANATDANATVLWVGLAAPGSPDPERLRLHQWTRSSAPPVRETQVEGVDWSAALVVPTLDTTRPFVLDLTVDGERIRRTYGPGGLAVRRPVDAAAAQVLPAWVGTVESAWEDNWSTALALVLFLGGILGVFTFRSRLCRRAGVTVNRLRIGTLGATLVFLGWYHPTQPTTQQIAILVRELISWATTGGFRWALFFSAPLVAITFIYVALVIPKWGRGVFCGWICPFGALSELLYKATPWEYELPREYHVKLEKIRYPLFVAIVVGFVVSTDFGATLAKVEPFKAAFYSSLVTDPVYIAWSALLVVSGAFMFRPYCRYVCPLGAGLALGNILQREPIQRYDLCGDCVKCQTDCDFQAIEDDGSIDQFQCFQCSVCVDNYHDPEGCPVVLQYDNEHGFTVDAWRDPALIERIRPEDRTTD from the coding sequence GTGAACCACTCTCGCTGGATCGCGATCGTCTTCGCGATACTCCTTTTGGCCTCGCTGCCTGCGACGGTCGCGGCCGTCGACCGAACGAGTATCGACGACCCGTTCTCGGAGCGAAGCCTCTCGAAGGTCTATCCGGGTGCCGACTCCTTCTCGGAGCCGTCGGGGGAGTACCGAACGGTCGAAGCCTACCGCCAGGTCGACGGCGAGCGCCAACTCGCCGGCTACGTCTTCCTCACGAGCAACGTCGTCGACGTCGAGGGCTACGGCAAGGAACCGATCGAATTCCTCGTGGCCATGGACACCGACGGCACCATCCGCGGGGTCGAACTCGTCGAACAGCACGAACCCTTCTTTGACCGCGTCTCCGCCATCCAGCGCTTGCGCCAGTTCGGCCACCAGATGGTCGGAATGTCCGTCACCGAGGAGGTTACGCTCCGCGAAGCCGGATCGGACGAGTATCACGTCGACGCGCTCACCGGCGCGTCCGTGACCACGCGGGCGTCCATCGAGACGGTGACACGCTCCGCCCGCATCGTGGCCCGGGAGAAGGGCATCATCTCGGAATCGGACGTCGACGGGGCCGCGAACGAAACGGCCGTGTCGAACCGGTCGTCCGCGGAGCGACGGATGACGCTCGGCGACCTGGGTCGGGGAACCGAACTGGCTCGCTGGGACGCTGGGACGCCCGCCGGACCCAACGCCTCCGCGCCGATCCAGCTCTACGCGGCCCCCATCGAAGCGGCCCCCGTCAGAGAGAGCCTCCTCGGTGACGCCAACGCCACCGACGCCAACGCGACGGTCCTCTGGGTCGGTCTCGCCGCTCCCGGCTCCCCGGATCCGGAGCGCCTTCGCCTCCACCAGTGGACCCGCTCGTCCGCGCCGCCGGTTCGGGAGACGCAGGTCGAGGGCGTCGACTGGAGCGCGGCGCTCGTGGTTCCGACGCTCGACACGACCCGACCGTTCGTCCTCGACCTGACGGTCGACGGGGAGCGGATTCGGCGGACCTACGGGCCGGGCGGTCTCGCGGTCCGGCGTCCCGTCGACGCCGCCGCCGCGCAGGTGCTACCGGCGTGGGTCGGCACCGTCGAGTCGGCGTGGGAGGACAACTGGAGTACCGCCCTGGCGCTCGTTCTCTTCCTCGGTGGGATCCTCGGCGTGTTCACCTTCCGCTCGCGCCTCTGTCGGCGTGCGGGCGTGACGGTCAACCGCCTGCGGATCGGGACGCTCGGGGCGACGCTCGTCTTCCTCGGCTGGTACCACCCGACCCAGCCGACCACCCAGCAAATCGCCATCTTGGTCCGAGAGCTCATCTCGTGGGCCACGACCGGCGGCTTCCGGTGGGCGCTGTTTTTCTCCGCACCGCTGGTCGCGATCACGTTCATCTACGTCGCCCTCGTCATCCCGAAGTGGGGTCGAGGGGTCTTCTGCGGGTGGATCTGTCCGTTCGGTGCGCTCTCAGAACTGCTCTACAAGGCGACGCCGTGGGAGTACGAACTCCCCCGTGAGTACCACGTCAAACTGGAGAAGATCCGATATCCGCTCTTCGTCGCCATCGTGGTTGGCTTCGTCGTCTCGACGGACTTCGGGGCGACGCTGGCGAAGGTCGAACCGTTCAAAGCGGCCTTCTACAGTTCGCTCGTAACCGACCCGGTCTACATCGCGTGGTCGGCGCTGCTCGTCGTCTCGGGCGCGTTCATGTTCCGGCCCTACTGCCGGTACGTCTGTCCCCTCGGGGCTGGCTTGGCCCTCGGCAACATCCTCCAGCGGGAGCCGATCCAGCGGTACGACCTCTGTGGCGACTGCGTGAAGTGCCAGACCGACTGTGACTTCCAGGCCATCGAGGACGACGGCTCAATCGACCAGTTCCAGTGTTTCCAGTGTTCGGTCTGTGTCGACAACTACCACGATCCCGAGGGGTGTCCGGTGGTCCTCCAGTACGACAACGAACACGGCTTCACGGTCGATGCCTGGCGGGACCCCGCGCTCATCGAGCGCATCCGCCCCGAGGACCGGACGACGGACTAA